The Antarcticibacterium sp. 1MA-6-2 genome has a window encoding:
- a CDS encoding PIG-L deacetylase family protein, with protein sequence MIREWEADIVLFHRPYDYHPDHRYTGVLVQDAAVLVAAPFFLPLTPPTEQNPIFIYYSDNFEKPYPTDPTIVVSIDEVSEEKWNCIRAMPSQFKDADSWGGRYLPNVPKDAQKRQEYILGVHQNRIASVADKYRDRLVELYGSEKGQKIKYAEAFELCQYGRQVSVEELKLLFPTFENGR encoded by the coding sequence TTGATTAGGGAATGGGAGGCAGATATTGTTTTGTTTCACCGCCCGTATGATTACCACCCGGATCATAGATATACCGGAGTTTTGGTTCAGGATGCTGCGGTTTTAGTCGCGGCGCCTTTTTTCCTGCCTCTAACTCCTCCAACCGAACAGAATCCAATTTTTATATACTATTCTGATAATTTTGAAAAACCCTACCCTACAGATCCTACTATTGTCGTAAGTATTGACGAGGTTTCTGAAGAAAAATGGAACTGCATCAGGGCAATGCCTTCGCAATTTAAAGATGCCGATTCCTGGGGCGGGAGATATCTTCCAAATGTACCGAAAGATGCCCAGAAGCGACAGGAATATATATTAGGAGTTCACCAAAACAGGATTGCTTCTGTTGCAGATAAATATAGAGATCGTCTGGTAGAATTATACGGATCAGAAAAAGGACAAAAAATTAAATATGCAGAAGCATTTGAATTGTGCCAGTATGGAAGACAGGTCTCTGTTGAAGAGTTAAAGTTGCTTTTTCCAACTTTTGAGAATGGCAGATAA
- a CDS encoding SUMF1/EgtB/PvdO family nonheme iron enzyme, producing MNLRTGATRSSLLIVILLLSCSYYVGPRQELEKESNVFIPYVQDIPESDAKIKMVPVPGGTFMMGSPETEAGRNDNEGPQRLVKVDSFWMGAYELSWDQYDPFLEEKEPNRQNVKILVDGKEIEVDAISTATPMYMDMSFGMGRGGFPAVNMTQYAAIMYAKWLFAKTGVFYLLPTEAEWEYACRAGTNSAYNFGENSKDLDKYAWFKENSGQAYRKVGTKEPNSLGLYDMHGNVAEWTMDQYLEDYHEQLEGNPSNNPYFKPTTLYPRSVRGGSWMDDGSGLRCASRAASSKKWKQRDPQMPKSLWWLTDAPFVGFRLVRPKETPTREEMEKYWIEVMEDF from the coding sequence ATGAATTTGAGGACTGGAGCTACACGAAGTAGCCTGTTAATAGTAATCCTACTCTTGAGTTGTAGTTATTATGTAGGACCCCGGCAGGAATTGGAGAAGGAAAGTAATGTTTTTATTCCCTATGTCCAGGACATTCCGGAATCTGATGCCAAAATAAAAATGGTCCCTGTGCCCGGAGGAACCTTTATGATGGGGAGTCCCGAAACTGAAGCTGGAAGGAACGACAACGAAGGTCCTCAGCGTTTAGTAAAGGTAGATTCTTTTTGGATGGGAGCCTATGAACTGTCCTGGGATCAATACGACCCTTTTCTTGAAGAGAAGGAACCCAATAGGCAAAATGTAAAGATCCTGGTGGATGGTAAAGAAATTGAGGTAGATGCTATTTCTACGGCTACGCCAATGTACATGGATATGAGTTTTGGGATGGGAAGAGGAGGTTTTCCCGCTGTAAATATGACTCAGTACGCGGCAATAATGTATGCTAAATGGCTGTTCGCAAAAACGGGTGTATTTTACCTGTTACCCACAGAGGCCGAGTGGGAATATGCCTGCCGTGCCGGAACAAATTCTGCATATAATTTTGGAGAAAATTCAAAGGATCTTGATAAGTATGCCTGGTTTAAAGAAAATAGTGGACAGGCCTATAGAAAAGTTGGGACAAAAGAACCCAACAGCCTTGGCTTATATGATATGCACGGGAATGTTGCAGAATGGACGATGGATCAATACCTAGAAGATTATCATGAGCAGTTAGAGGGAAACCCTTCAAATAATCCTTATTTTAAACCTACCACTCTATATCCCCGGTCTGTAAGAGGCGGTTCCTGGATGGATGATGGTAGTGGTTTACGATGTGCAAGTCGTGCAGCCTCTTCCAAAAAATGGAAACAACGGGATCCTCAAATGCCCAAAAGCCTTTGGTGGCTAACCGATGCGCCTTTCGTAGGATTTAGACTGGTAAGACCAAAAGAAACTCCTACAAGGGAGGAAATGGAAAAATATTGGATTGAGGTAATGGAGGATTTTTAA
- a CDS encoding SusC/RagA family TonB-linked outer membrane protein, producing MLFSTTISYNTFVGIQNPSFFPEAADTESWMRLENEAQVNAGGTPTYSEEYIQNVLAGTNPYEFPWALWEEGIFNEDALMQQHSFSISSGGEVGKVFASLNYNDSDGILQNFNNKRATMRINADLYANDKLTFNLGLMYRNGNFSGPGHAINGAGIAGQQIVQGLLHINRNVVMRYPDGTYDLVSGYWNPHAMANEGETKRLKDDAFAQVGFDYDIFPTLSLQGNVTYNFENQGTSQFMNSLAGMRHYVTGEPVAVSGWFATNQMTETGNTERELSQRLYLNYDEDFGVHEVEALAGYEEIYNQFKNVVARRQNFFNNDLRDLMLSGVDNQGISGYNQEWRLRSFFGRVNYSFDDRYLLQANLRYDGSSRFGEGNRWGLFPSLSAGWNITNEAFMQDVVDNSVISNIKLRGSWGQLGNQNIGLNRFRSTYNLNQGYQFGGNVVPGAAITQAGNPDITWETSTMTNVGLDATFLNGRIGFIAEYFWKYTDDILIELPISRTIGVNPPVQNAAAVSNNGYELSLNYQSPFRSDDGFNYSVGVNFSDVINKIEDLNGAGPFFPDNFSIWTEGESMNALRGLSSPGLYRTDADLQQYPATIHPAVGIGDIIYRDVNGDGAITQSFAPGGDQVIIGNEDPRYEFGLRFNASYKGFDFSMFWQGVLKKQHLLDGAIPEGPAFQNFVHKEMVERAYHPTRNPNGDWPLVTSGNSWNIVKSDFWLIDSKYARLKNFQLGYTVNQDIVSNFRIYVSGENMLTFTPQDLFDPETPRGRSQFFPQTKTMSVGLNVVF from the coding sequence GTGCTGTTCAGTACAACTATTTCTTACAATACCTTCGTAGGGATTCAAAATCCTAGTTTTTTCCCTGAAGCGGCCGATACGGAGTCATGGATGAGGTTAGAAAATGAAGCTCAGGTAAATGCAGGAGGTACTCCTACTTACAGTGAAGAATATATACAAAACGTGCTTGCAGGTACTAATCCTTATGAATTTCCCTGGGCACTTTGGGAAGAGGGGATCTTTAATGAAGATGCTCTTATGCAACAGCATTCCTTCTCTATCTCCAGTGGTGGGGAAGTAGGAAAGGTCTTTGCTTCCTTAAATTATAATGATTCAGATGGTATTCTTCAAAACTTTAACAACAAGAGAGCTACAATGCGTATAAATGCCGATTTATATGCAAATGATAAGTTGACATTTAATTTGGGCCTCATGTATAGAAATGGAAATTTCAGTGGGCCGGGTCATGCTATAAACGGGGCCGGAATAGCAGGTCAACAAATTGTTCAGGGTCTTTTGCACATTAACAGAAATGTGGTGATGAGGTATCCAGATGGAACTTATGATCTTGTATCTGGTTATTGGAATCCTCATGCAATGGCAAATGAGGGTGAGACAAAAAGGCTTAAAGATGATGCTTTTGCTCAGGTAGGTTTTGATTATGATATTTTCCCTACACTTTCCCTACAGGGAAATGTTACTTACAATTTTGAAAACCAGGGTACATCTCAATTTATGAATAGTCTTGCGGGAATGAGACATTATGTAACAGGGGAACCTGTTGCAGTATCAGGCTGGTTTGCGACAAATCAAATGACCGAAACCGGAAATACTGAAAGAGAATTGAGTCAAAGGCTGTATTTAAATTATGATGAAGATTTTGGTGTGCACGAAGTGGAAGCTCTAGCAGGATATGAAGAAATTTATAACCAGTTTAAAAATGTAGTGGCGCGTCGTCAAAATTTCTTTAACAACGATCTTCGGGATTTAATGCTTAGTGGTGTGGATAATCAGGGAATTAGTGGATATAATCAGGAATGGCGTCTTAGATCCTTTTTTGGTAGAGTTAATTATTCCTTTGACGATAGATATTTACTTCAGGCCAACTTAAGATATGATGGTTCCTCACGATTTGGTGAAGGGAACAGATGGGGATTATTCCCTTCTCTTTCTGCCGGATGGAATATTACCAACGAAGCCTTCATGCAGGATGTTGTTGATAATTCTGTAATCAGCAATATAAAATTGAGAGGATCCTGGGGTCAATTAGGTAACCAGAATATTGGGCTTAATAGATTTAGAAGTACCTATAATTTAAATCAGGGCTACCAGTTCGGAGGTAATGTGGTTCCTGGTGCTGCCATAACACAGGCTGGTAATCCAGACATAACCTGGGAGACATCTACTATGACGAATGTTGGATTGGATGCTACTTTCCTTAATGGAAGAATAGGTTTTATTGCGGAATACTTTTGGAAATATACTGACGATATTTTAATTGAACTACCTATCTCAAGAACCATAGGTGTGAATCCTCCTGTTCAAAATGCAGCAGCGGTATCAAATAATGGTTATGAACTTAGTCTTAATTATCAGAGTCCGTTCCGGTCTGATGATGGATTCAATTATTCTGTAGGAGTTAATTTTTCAGATGTTATAAACAAAATAGAGGATTTGAACGGGGCGGGTCCATTTTTCCCGGATAATTTCTCAATATGGACTGAGGGTGAATCTATGAATGCCTTAAGAGGATTGTCTTCCCCGGGCCTTTATCGTACTGATGCAGATTTACAGCAATATCCTGCAACTATTCACCCTGCTGTGGGAATTGGAGATATAATTTATAGAGATGTTAATGGGGATGGAGCAATTACACAATCTTTTGCTCCCGGAGGAGATCAGGTAATAATTGGTAATGAAGATCCGCGATATGAGTTTGGTCTTAGATTTAACGCTTCGTATAAAGGCTTTGATTTTTCAATGTTTTGGCAGGGTGTGTTGAAGAAGCAACATTTATTGGATGGAGCAATTCCCGAAGGGCCTGCTTTTCAAAACTTTGTACATAAGGAAATGGTGGAGAGAGCTTATCATCCCACAAGAAATCCAAATGGTGACTGGCCATTAGTGACATCGGGTAATTCCTGGAATATCGTAAAATCAGATTTTTGGCTTATTGACAGTAAATATGCCAGATTAAAAAACTTTCAATTGGGTTATACTGTAAATCAGGACATCGTATCAAATTTTAGAATTTATGTATCAGGGGAGAACATGTTGACATTCACTCCTCAAGATCTTTTTGATCCTGAAACTCCTAGGGGAAGGAGCCAATTCTTTCCACAAACCAAAACTATGAGTGTCGGTTTAAATGTGGTTTTTTAG
- a CDS encoding RagB/SusD family nutrient uptake outer membrane protein, translating into MGGNSTVEPMMGLYEKYEHVGPVDPNDPYANLDPRWDYNVYYTGQPIGNNIYNSWPTSDTPDRVSGSEWSTLYGFNLKKWVDYDAYAANPDLGETNMILMRYADVLLMYAEAKIELGEIDQSVYDAINQVRQRPTVEMPPVSESLGQEELRQFVRDERARELAFEGLRLFDINRWEIGEEKAGLLQGMYYLNAA; encoded by the coding sequence ATTGGTGGAAATTCCACTGTTGAACCAATGATGGGTTTATATGAGAAGTATGAACATGTAGGTCCTGTTGATCCCAATGATCCATATGCAAATTTAGATCCTAGATGGGATTATAATGTTTATTACACCGGGCAACCTATTGGAAACAACATCTATAATTCCTGGCCCACAAGTGATACTCCTGATAGGGTGAGTGGAAGTGAATGGTCAACCCTGTATGGTTTTAACCTTAAGAAGTGGGTAGATTATGACGCGTATGCTGCTAATCCTGACCTTGGTGAAACTAATATGATCCTGATGAGATATGCTGATGTTCTTTTAATGTATGCTGAAGCAAAAATAGAATTGGGTGAAATAGACCAGTCTGTATATGACGCCATAAACCAGGTTAGGCAACGTCCCACAGTAGAGATGCCTCCCGTATCAGAAAGTTTAGGTCAGGAAGAGCTAAGGCAATTTGTGAGAGATGAACGTGCGCGGGAGCTGGCTTTTGAAGGATTACGCCTGTTTGATATAAACCGATGGGAAATTGGTGAAGAAAAGGCAGGTCTGCTTCAGGGTATGTATTATTTAAATGCGGCTTAG
- a CDS encoding Gfo/Idh/MocA family protein — protein MNNKIRVLIVGCGNMGASHAKAYHSIEDFSICGLVSTGKSKELLNQELGGSYELFDNFEEGMRMTKPDAVCISTYPDTHEAIALEAFKRGCHVFVEKPVADTVEGALRVAKAAKEADKKLVVGYILRHHPSWERFVELSKTLGKPLVMRMNLNQQSKGDKWKVHQNLMKSLSPIVDCGVHYIDVMCQMTGAKPLQVSAIGARLTEDIPKGNYNYGQLQIRFDDGSVGWYEAGWGPMVSETAFFVKDVFGPKGSVSIVAKEAGGTGKSDSIEAHTKTESLRVHHADLDENGQFVKEDSWINLEDEPDHQELCTREQKYFLKAIKENIDLSAHVGDAVNSLRVAFACDESVRTGKMVELD, from the coding sequence ATGAACAATAAAATAAGAGTTCTAATAGTAGGGTGTGGTAACATGGGAGCATCCCACGCAAAAGCTTACCACTCTATAGAAGATTTTAGCATTTGTGGTCTTGTTTCTACAGGTAAAAGTAAAGAGTTGTTAAACCAGGAATTAGGAGGCTCCTATGAACTGTTCGATAATTTTGAAGAGGGAATGAGGATGACAAAACCAGATGCCGTATGTATATCCACATATCCCGATACTCATGAAGCCATTGCCTTGGAAGCTTTTAAACGCGGATGCCATGTATTCGTTGAAAAGCCAGTTGCCGACACTGTTGAAGGTGCATTAAGAGTAGCAAAAGCGGCAAAAGAGGCCGATAAAAAATTGGTCGTGGGATATATTCTCCGGCACCATCCTTCCTGGGAGCGATTTGTAGAGTTAAGTAAAACATTAGGAAAACCCCTGGTGATGCGAATGAATCTTAATCAACAAAGTAAGGGAGATAAATGGAAGGTCCATCAAAACCTTATGAAAAGTTTAAGCCCTATTGTAGACTGTGGCGTACATTATATAGATGTAATGTGCCAAATGACTGGTGCAAAACCTTTACAGGTAAGCGCCATAGGAGCAAGATTAACCGAGGATATTCCTAAGGGAAATTATAATTATGGCCAGTTACAAATAAGGTTCGATGATGGATCTGTTGGGTGGTATGAAGCAGGATGGGGACCAATGGTTAGTGAAACCGCATTTTTTGTAAAAGATGTTTTTGGGCCAAAAGGTTCAGTGTCCATTGTCGCTAAAGAAGCGGGTGGAACTGGAAAATCTGATTCTATTGAAGCTCATACAAAAACAGAATCCTTAAGAGTCCATCATGCCGATCTTGATGAAAATGGTCAATTTGTAAAAGAAGATTCCTGGATAAATTTAGAAGATGAACCCGATCATCAGGAACTTTGTACCAGGGAACAAAAATATTTTTTAAAAGCCATTAAAGAAAATATAGATCTATCTGCCCACGTCGGGGATGCAGTAAACAGTTTACGGGTGGCCTTTGCCTGCGACGAGTCTGTACGTACGGGAAAAATGGTAGAATTAGATTAA
- a CDS encoding DUF1080 domain-containing protein: MKILQKYYLAQFQLMIGLLFTCYSYGQNSNFEFQFGEIENFGKLLSDQTNMEEPLKWINVNTENGTWSVNEEGILVCSGEPIGVVRSEKQYENFILHVEWKHVEPGGNSGVFVWSNATPGDNRLPDGVEVQMLELDWVKLNTRDGVVPPIAYVHGELFGVGGVETIPDNPRGTRSKSIENRAKGKGEWNTYDVICVDGVIKLAVNGKFVNGLNKSSQKKGYLCLESEGAEIHFRNLKIIELPSGITSPDQIAPVIP; this comes from the coding sequence ATGAAAATTCTGCAAAAATATTATTTAGCTCAATTCCAATTAATGATTGGACTGTTATTTACTTGTTATTCGTATGGACAGAACAGTAACTTTGAGTTTCAATTTGGTGAAATTGAAAATTTTGGAAAGCTCCTTTCTGACCAAACTAATATGGAGGAGCCATTAAAATGGATCAATGTAAATACAGAGAATGGTACCTGGTCTGTTAATGAGGAAGGCATCTTAGTATGCTCGGGGGAACCTATTGGTGTGGTTCGATCTGAGAAGCAGTACGAAAACTTTATCCTTCATGTGGAATGGAAACATGTAGAACCAGGAGGAAATTCTGGTGTCTTTGTTTGGAGTAACGCCACTCCGGGTGATAACAGGCTGCCAGATGGTGTTGAAGTACAAATGCTTGAACTGGATTGGGTTAAGCTCAATACACGGGATGGAGTTGTACCACCAATTGCTTACGTACATGGTGAATTATTTGGAGTTGGTGGAGTAGAAACGATTCCTGACAATCCAAGGGGAACAAGGAGTAAATCTATTGAAAACAGGGCAAAGGGAAAAGGTGAATGGAATACCTATGATGTAATTTGCGTTGATGGTGTTATAAAACTCGCGGTCAATGGAAAATTTGTAAATGGACTTAATAAATCTTCCCAAAAAAAGGGATACCTCTGCCTGGAATCGGAAGGTGCAGAAATTCATTTTAGGAATTTAAAAATTATAGAACTGCCTTCTGGAATTACCAGCCCCGATCAAATTGCTCCGGTAATTCCTTAG
- a CDS encoding RagB/SusD family nutrient uptake outer membrane protein produces the protein MRLSQWEIMDYGQIASFRPRDYCWPIPASEMDINDVITQNPGY, from the coding sequence ATGCGGCTTAGTCAATGGGAAATAATGGACTATGGACAGATAGCAAGCTTTAGACCAAGAGATTATTGCTGGCCTATTCCTGCAAGTGAAATGGATATAAACGATGTAATTACGCAGAACCCCGGCTATTAA
- a CDS encoding Gfo/Idh/MocA family oxidoreductase, giving the protein MAIKNINSRRDFIKKTAATAAAFTIVPRFVLGGTGYIPPSDQLTKAVVGTGAMGRNHFPYEGTRVVALCDVDKNHLKKAAEMVGGGVKTFGDYRELIQLPEVDIVHVATPPHWHGIIAADAARAGKDIWCEKPMTRTIGEGKRLQEAVQQHGRIFRLNTWFRFKDNFYGMATPVKPIKKLVESGLLGWPLKVTVGKGTGFDWKFYWVGKTDLDPILVPPELDYDMWLGPAPYKPYNPHRVHQTFRGYWDYDGGGLGDMGQHYLDPVQYFLGKDNTSPVSVEIDAPQQHPDAVRTWRRITYTYADGCQIVLDGEGTQENIPYIEGPKGKLYPGFRSDIPNLEKKLAAFPDPEPQVTNFVEAVKERKKFALNEENGHRSCTLVNLGLAALRLGRSLKFDPEKQVFINDEGANRLIDQPMRADWTMVQ; this is encoded by the coding sequence ATGGCAATAAAAAATATTAATTCAAGACGGGATTTTATAAAAAAGACAGCAGCTACTGCAGCAGCTTTTACTATTGTTCCCCGTTTTGTACTTGGAGGCACGGGCTACATACCTCCCAGTGATCAACTCACGAAGGCGGTAGTAGGAACAGGGGCTATGGGTAGAAATCATTTTCCTTATGAAGGAACTAGAGTTGTTGCTCTTTGTGACGTAGATAAGAATCACCTTAAGAAAGCAGCAGAGATGGTGGGAGGTGGAGTAAAGACTTTTGGGGATTATCGCGAATTGATTCAGCTCCCGGAAGTAGATATAGTACACGTTGCCACTCCACCGCATTGGCACGGGATTATAGCGGCAGATGCTGCCCGGGCCGGAAAGGATATATGGTGTGAAAAACCTATGACCAGAACAATAGGAGAGGGTAAGCGTCTTCAGGAAGCGGTTCAACAACATGGACGTATTTTCCGACTTAACACCTGGTTCAGGTTTAAAGATAACTTTTACGGAATGGCCACGCCTGTAAAACCTATAAAAAAATTAGTTGAGAGCGGCCTTTTAGGATGGCCTCTTAAGGTTACTGTGGGCAAAGGCACAGGCTTCGACTGGAAATTCTACTGGGTGGGTAAGACAGATCTTGATCCCATCTTGGTTCCTCCAGAATTAGATTACGACATGTGGCTCGGCCCTGCACCTTATAAACCTTACAATCCACACAGGGTACATCAAACTTTCCGGGGATATTGGGATTATGACGGTGGTGGTCTTGGAGATATGGGTCAGCATTACCTCGATCCCGTTCAATATTTTCTAGGTAAGGATAATACAAGTCCTGTTTCAGTAGAAATAGATGCACCACAACAACACCCCGATGCAGTACGTACATGGCGCAGAATCACCTACACTTATGCAGATGGATGCCAGATCGTGTTAGATGGAGAAGGAACACAGGAAAACATACCTTATATAGAAGGTCCAAAAGGAAAACTGTATCCTGGCTTCAGGTCAGATATTCCTAATCTTGAGAAAAAATTAGCTGCATTTCCCGATCCTGAGCCGCAAGTAACAAATTTTGTTGAAGCAGTGAAGGAGCGAAAAAAGTTTGCGCTTAATGAAGAAAATGGTCACAGGTCCTGCACCCTGGTTAATTTAGGATTAGCTGCCCTTCGTCTTGGGCGATCTTTAAAATTTGATCCGGAAAAGCAGGTTTTTATTAATGATGAAGGGGCTAATCGCCTTATTGATCAACCTATGCGGGCAGATTGGACTATGGTCCAATAA
- a CDS encoding RagB/SusD family nutrient uptake outer membrane protein, producing the protein MRKFNITKSVLFIAIAFFFSCEDGLDSGLDLEPTGAVSETVYWSTERDARLAVNAVYNELDNTQSVIELDGITDIGFRSASNVPTFNDVRLGEIDPSNGTITGIWNRYYRGIRKANDVLANIDRIEGGDQEVLDRLEAEARFLRAFYYTQLSSLWCNVPLITEPIDVNDQRPTTSREEIVDFIIDELDMIINSNALPLSYTGDNLGRATHGAALTLKARAALRNDRFEVVRDATQAVMDLGIYSLYPDYEELFQVEGQNSQEVIFDLAVCSRRRHL; encoded by the coding sequence ATGAGAAAATTTAATATAACAAAAAGTGTATTATTTATAGCGATCGCCTTTTTCTTTAGTTGTGAAGATGGTTTAGACAGTGGATTGGATCTGGAGCCTACCGGGGCAGTTTCTGAAACTGTTTATTGGTCAACTGAAAGAGATGCAAGATTGGCTGTAAATGCAGTATATAATGAACTGGACAACACCCAGTCGGTAATTGAACTTGATGGTATAACAGATATTGGATTTCGTTCTGCATCAAACGTACCAACATTCAACGACGTACGTTTGGGTGAAATAGATCCTTCGAATGGAACCATTACAGGAATTTGGAACAGATATTACAGAGGTATTCGAAAAGCAAATGATGTACTTGCCAATATAGACAGGATAGAAGGAGGAGATCAGGAAGTGCTTGATAGATTGGAGGCTGAGGCACGTTTCCTGCGAGCCTTTTATTACACTCAACTTTCGAGCTTATGGTGTAATGTGCCATTAATTACAGAGCCTATAGATGTAAATGATCAAAGACCTACTACCAGTAGAGAAGAGATAGTAGATTTTATTATTGATGAATTGGATATGATAATCAATTCAAATGCTCTTCCTCTAAGTTATACGGGTGATAATTTAGGTCGGGCAACCCATGGGGCTGCATTAACCTTAAAAGCAAGAGCAGCATTACGAAACGATAGATTTGAAGTGGTGCGTGATGCTACACAGGCTGTTATGGATTTAGGTATTTATAGCCTGTATCCGGATTATGAAGAACTATTTCAAGTGGAAGGGCAAAATTCCCAGGAAGTAATTTTTGACCTAGCAGTATGCAGTAGGAGGAGACACTTATAA
- a CDS encoding DUF1080 domain-containing protein: MKHLFFVFAFTLFSGTIFSQEIQSLFNGENLNGWTKHGTEYWYVEDGELVCESGPEAKYGYLSTNKPYKDFILNLDFKLESNGNSGVFIRSHVGGEDGTTIRGWQVEVAPPNLHTGGIYESTVGGRGWIIKPEPEDEKNLNPTDWNHMKIEARGNEVTTWLNGKKMVHLNDEKIGAARGSIALQIHSGGGIKVRWKNIEIQELE, encoded by the coding sequence ATGAAACATTTATTTTTTGTTTTTGCTTTTACCTTATTTTCAGGAACTATTTTTTCTCAGGAAATACAGAGTTTGTTTAATGGTGAAAATTTAAATGGCTGGACTAAGCACGGTACTGAATACTGGTATGTTGAAGATGGGGAACTCGTTTGTGAAAGTGGTCCTGAGGCAAAGTATGGGTATCTTTCTACTAATAAACCTTACAAAGATTTTATCTTAAATCTTGATTTCAAGCTGGAATCTAATGGGAATAGTGGTGTGTTTATTCGATCGCACGTTGGGGGTGAAGATGGTACAACAATTCGAGGCTGGCAAGTTGAGGTAGCACCACCAAATTTGCACACTGGTGGGATATATGAATCCACGGTAGGAGGAAGAGGATGGATAATTAAGCCTGAACCCGAAGATGAAAAAAATCTAAATCCAACTGACTGGAACCACATGAAAATTGAGGCAAGAGGAAATGAAGTTACCACCTGGCTAAATGGTAAAAAAATGGTACACCTGAATGATGAAAAAATTGGAGCGGCAAGAGGGTCAATAGCACTTCAAATTCATAGTGGAGGTGGTATAAAAGTGAGATGGAAGAATATAGAGATACAGGAGCTTGAGTAA
- a CDS encoding PIG-L deacetylase family protein, with amino-acid sequence MKDFKFCYILAIIFLCFSGYAQQKAIKPLKIIAFGAHPDDAELKAGGVAALWAEQGHKVKFVAMTNGDVGHFKEGGGPLAQRRQAEVQECAKLLGIETEVLDIHDGELMPSLEKHSVQ; translated from the coding sequence ATGAAAGATTTTAAATTCTGCTATATTCTTGCGATTATCTTCTTGTGTTTTTCTGGATATGCACAGCAAAAGGCAATAAAGCCTCTAAAAATCATCGCATTTGGGGCACATCCTGATGATGCTGAACTTAAAGCTGGTGGCGTTGCAGCTTTGTGGGCGGAACAGGGCCATAAAGTAAAATTTGTGGCTATGACAAATGGAGATGTGGGTCATTTTAAAGAAGGCGGCGGTCCTTTAGCTCAAAGAAGGCAGGCCGAAGTTCAGGAATGTGCAAAGCTGCTGGGCATTGAGACAGAAGTTTTAGACATTCATGATGGAGAACTTATGCCTTCATTAGAGAAACATAGCGTACAGTAG
- a CDS encoding Gfo/Idh/MocA family protein, with the protein MAVDGPGVRKVLDAAKVAKEKNLSLVSGFCFRYHFPKQALYQRVLDGQIGDVKILTSTRNGGGLWYKPRQPEWSDMEYHMRNWYYYNWLSGDFIVEMFVHSLDMISWAMGDKVPVRATGSGGRQARVEPKFGNIYDHFATEYEYENGAKAYTFTRQQDGASTENSLEIFGTKGNAFYEGNKHLITGENSWQYDGESNDMYQTEHDVLFSSIREGKAINDGERAANSSMMGILGRMVAYSGQTITWEEAMNSEKSLGPQKYNWDLNFKGPDIAVPGVTKVLV; encoded by the coding sequence GTGGCCGTAGATGGTCCTGGCGTTCGAAAGGTTTTAGATGCAGCAAAGGTTGCAAAGGAAAAGAACCTTTCTTTAGTATCGGGATTCTGCTTTCGATACCATTTCCCTAAGCAAGCCCTCTACCAAAGAGTATTGGATGGACAAATAGGAGACGTAAAAATCCTAACCTCTACCAGGAATGGTGGTGGATTATGGTACAAGCCAAGACAGCCGGAATGGAGTGATATGGAATACCACATGCGCAACTGGTACTACTACAATTGGCTTTCAGGAGATTTTATTGTTGAAATGTTTGTGCATAGCCTTGATATGATCTCGTGGGCAATGGGAGATAAAGTACCTGTTAGGGCTACTGGATCTGGAGGAAGACAAGCCCGGGTCGAGCCAAAATTTGGGAATATTTATGATCATTTTGCTACGGAATATGAATATGAGAATGGAGCCAAAGCATATACTTTTACCCGGCAGCAGGATGGAGCTTCAACTGAGAATTCTCTGGAAATATTTGGAACGAAGGGAAATGCTTTTTATGAAGGCAATAAACATTTGATTACTGGAGAGAATAGTTGGCAATATGATGGTGAAAGTAATGATATGTACCAAACTGAGCATGACGTTTTATTTTCGTCCATTCGTGAGGGGAAAGCAATTAATGATGGGGAACGTGCTGCAAATAGTTCAATGATGGGCATTTTGGGCAGAATGGTTGCTTATAGTGGCCAAACGATAACCTGGGAAGAGGCAATGAATTCTGAGAAATCTCTTGGTCCGCAAAAGTATAACTGGGATCTAAATTTTAAAGGGCCGGATATTGCTGTGCCTGGTGTTACAAAGGTTCTGGTATAG